From the genome of Ictalurus furcatus strain D&B chromosome 4, Billie_1.0, whole genome shotgun sequence, one region includes:
- the si:ch211-132b12.7 gene encoding CLOCK-interacting pacemaker, which yields MPQELSSVGRCAAFPASRNAKDKSNNTSLLSRTKAHTQPMTNRWNSHCNSMKDSGYSDAGSDYQQTDVDDPDSMADQGNHTLVSGQVEFTSMFIIKNIFLKQSRQSGQDQVLQSLWGSEGTNAQSNLLLLQQPVTVSPLHVHIPLPQRAESKNKKSKNAYLPILNSYPRNAPNLNKKKRDKPPTSREGSSEEHRLSKRVCTEETKEEISISTQMPEKLPNKQLESHFLSHSHSVLHSLSSSSDLEQRSSCLPPPELNVMGTSAFTSLNSSSVSSLKTPSLSFPSLSSCSEPAALLLPTSKVYLSRGSVPDSTNGLTRHRCFLNTVEILSQSGLLDITLRTQELLRQSAAIEQNIAQLRQHTHMLCQAVHADSNVATLEKTHRVMVESGCYPNLRSLLFMGTDD from the exons ATGCCTCAGGAGCTGAGTAGTGTGGGGAGGTGTGCTGCCTTTCCTGCCAGTAGAAATGCTAAGGACAAAAGCAACAACACGTCTCTGCTGTCCAGAACAAAAGCTCACACACAGCCGATGACAAATAGATGGAACTCCCACTGCAATTCTATGAAAGATTCCGGTTACTCAG ATGCTGGATCTGACTATCAGCAGACTGATGTAGATGAT CCTGACAGTATGGCAGATCAGGGGAACCACACCCTGGTATCTGGACAAGTAGAGTTCACTTCCATGTTTAtcatcaaaaatatatttttaaaacag TCCAGACAGTCAGGACAGGATCAAGTCCTCCAGTCTTTGTGGGGATCGGAGGGCACTAACGCTCAAAGTAATCTTCTGTTGTTGCAGCAGCCTGTCACTGTCTCTCCACTCCATGTTCATATACCACTGCCACAAAGAGCTGAGAGTAAGaacaaaaagagcaaaaatgCGTACCTCCCCATCCTCAATTCGTATCCCAGAAATGCTCCCaatcttaacaaaaaaaaacgagacAAACCCCCAACCAGCAGGGAGGGCAGTTCAGAGGAGCACAGACTGAGCAAGAGAGTGTGCACTGAAGAAACTAAAGAGGAAATATCCATCTCTACACAAATGCCTGAGAAGCTTCCAAACAAGCAGCTGGAGAgccacttcctgtctcactctcattctgtCTTACATTCGCTCTCTTCTAGCAGTGACCTAGAACAGAGGAGTTCATGCCTCCCCCCTCCAGAACTAAACGTCATGGGGACATCAGCCTTCACAAGTCTTAACTCATCATCTGTTTCCAGTTTAAAAACTCCATCTCTGTCCTTTCCATCTTTGTCTTCTTGTTCTGAACCTGCAGCACTTTTACTCCCCACCAGTAAGGTGTACCTTTCACGAGGCTCAGTCCCAGACTCTACCAATGGCTTGACTCGGCATCGCTGCTTCCTCAATACAGTGGAGATACTGAGCCAGTCAGGCCTGCTGGATATTACACTAAGAACACAGGAGTTGCTCCGTCAGAGTGCTGCCATAGAGCAAAATATCGCGCAGCTGCGTCAACATACACATATGCTATGCCAGGCTGTCCATGCAGATTCCAATGTGGCCACtttggagaaaacacacagagTCATGGTTGAGTCTGGTTGCTATCCAAATCTCAGGAGCTTGCTTTTCATGGGCACTGATGATTGA